In Myotis daubentonii chromosome 6, mMyoDau2.1, whole genome shotgun sequence, a genomic segment contains:
- the SLC44A4 gene encoding choline transporter-like protein 4 isoform X1 yields MGGKPAGEEAYGKPVKHDPSFRGPIKSRGCTDVICCVLFLLFLLGYAALGVVAWVYGDPRQVLYPRNSTGAYCGMGANKDKPYLLYFNIFSCVLATNLIAVAEHGLQCPTPQVCVSSCPAARWVVSQGELSLTVGEVFYAANRTVCRPGVPWDMPVLQSLEQDLCPSFLLPSAPALGRCVPYSNSTQFEFPGIPGNTSINQGISGLLDSLNARDISVKIFEDLAQSWYWILVALGMALVLSLLFLLLLRLVAGPLVLVLILGVLGVLAYGIYHCWKEYQVLRDQGASITQLGFTTNLSAYRSVQETWLAALIVLAVLEGLLLLMLIFLRQRIRIAIALLKEASKAVGQMMSTMFYPLVTFVLLLICIAYWAMTALYLATSGQPQYVFWAPNTSFPSCEAAPVNASCDPMAQPTNSSCPGLMCVFQGYLSTGLVQRSLFNLQIYGVLGLFWTLNWVLALGQCVLAGAFASFYWAFHKPRDIPTFPLGAAFLRTLRYHTGSLAFGALILTLVQVARVILEYIDHKLRVAQNPVARCIMCCFKCCLWCLEKFIKFLNRNAYIMIAIYGKNFCVSARDAFMLLMRNVVRVVVLDKVTDLLLLFGKLLVVGGVGVLSFFLFTGRLGLGQDLESRPLNYYWLPIMIAVLGAHVVASGFFSVFGMCVDTLFLCFLEDLERNDGSAARPYFMSKALLQILGKKNAAPPAGKGKKP; encoded by the exons ATGGGGGGAAAGCCGGCTGGGGAGGAGGCCTACG GGAAGCCAGTCAAACACGACCCTTCCTTCCGAGGCCCCATCAAGAGCAG GGGCTGCACCGATGTCATCTGCTgtgtcctcttcctcctcttcctcctgggctaCGCTGCGCTGGGCGTCGTGG cGTGGGTGTATGGAGACCCCCGGCAAGTCCTCTACCCCAGGAACTCCACCGGGGCCTACTGCGGCATGGGGGCCAACAA AGATAAACCCTACCTCCTGTACTTCAACATCTTCAGCTGCGTCCTGGCCACCAACCTCATCGCGGTCGCTGAGCACGGCCTGCAGTGCCCCACGCCCCAG GTGTGTGTGTCCTCCTGTCCAGCGGCCCGCTGGGTCGTGAGTCAGGGTGAGCTCTCACTGACGGTCGGGGAGGTCTTCTACGCTGCAAACCGGACTGTCTGTCGGCCAGGGGTGCCCTGGGACATG ccagtaCTCCAAAGCCTGGAACAAGACCTCtgccccagcttcctcctcccctccgctCCAG ctctggGGCGCTGTGTTCCATACTCCAATAGTACACAGTTCGAGTTCCCAGGGATCCCTGGCAACACCTCCATCAACCAGGGGATCAG tgGTCTTCTGGACAGCCTCAATGCCCGCGACATCAGCGTTAAGATCTTTGAAGACTTAGCCCAGTCCTGGTACTGGATTCTTGT GGCCCTGGGCATGGCTCTGGTCCTGAGCCTGCTGTTTCTCCTGCTGCTTCGCCTGGTGGCCGGGCCCCTGGTGCTGGTCCTGATCCTAGGGGTGCTGGGGGTGCTGGCCTATGGCATCTACCACTGCTGGAAGGAGTACCAGGTGCTGCGGGACCAGGGTGCCTCCATCACCCAGCTGGGCTTCACCACCAACCTCAGCGCCTACCGCAGTGTTCAGGAGACCTGGCTGGCGGCCC TGATCGTGCTGGCTGTGCTTGAAGGCCTCCTGCTGCTCATGCTCATCTTCCTGCGGCAGCGGATCCGCATCGCCATCGCCCTCCTGAAGGAGGCCAGCAA GGCTGTGGGACAGATGATGTCCACTATGTTCTACCCGCTGGTCACCTTTGTCCTCCTGCTCATCTGCATTGCCTACTGGGCCATGACTGCCCT GTACCTGGCCACCTCAGGACAACCTCAGTACGTCTTCTGGGCACCCAACACCAGCTTCCCCAGCTGTGAGGCCGCGCCAGTGAACGCATCGTGCGACCCGATG GCTCAGCCCACGAACTCCTCGTGCCCCGGACTGATGTGCGTCTTCCAGGGCTACTTGTCCACAGGCCTGGTGCAGCGATCTCTCTTCAACTTGCAAATCTACGGGGTCCTGGGGCTATTCTGGACCCTCAACTGGGTCCTGGCTCTGGGCCAGTGTGTCCTGGCTGGGGCCTTTGCCTCCTTCTACTGGGCCTTCCACAAGCCCCGGGATATCCCCACCTTTCCCCTGGGCGCTGCCTTCCTCCGAACGCTGCG TTACCACACCGGGTCGCTGGCCTTTGGGGCCCTCATCCTGACGCTGGTGCAGGTAGCGCGGGTCATCTTGGAGTACATTGACCACAAGCTGAGAG TCGCCCAGAACCCCGTGGCCCGCTGCATCATGTGCTGCTTCAAGTGCTGCCTCTGGTGCCTGGAGAAGTTCATCAAGTTCCTGAACCGCAACGCGTACATCATG aTCGCCATCTACGGGAAGAATTTCTGCGTCTCCGCCAGAGACGCCTTCATGCTGCTCATGCGGAACGTGGTCAG GGTGGTCGTCCTGGACAAGGTCACGGACCTGCTGCTGCTCTTCGGGAAGCTGCTGGTGGTGGGAGGTGTCG GGGTCCTGTCCTTCTTCCTCTTCACGGGTCGCCTGGGGCTGGGCCAAGACTTGGAGAGCCGCCCCCTCAACTACTACTGGCTGCCCATCATG